A window of Flavobacterium flavigenum contains these coding sequences:
- a CDS encoding transketolase yields MKPNTQQLSDLTIQVRRDILRMVHAVNSGHPGGSLGCTEFLVALYQNIMERKEGFDMDGIGEDLFFLSNGHISPVFYSVLARSGYFPVSELATFRLLNSRLQGHPTTHEGLPGVRMASGSLGQGLSVALGAAQAKKLNGDNHLIYTLHGDGELQEGQNWEAIMYASAKKVDNLIATVDLNGKQIDGTTDEVLAMGSLRAKFEAFDWDVIEITKGNDLEAIINGMNEAKARTGKGKPVCVLLHTEMGNGVDYMMYSHAWHGKAPNDAQLATALEQNYNTGGNSDY; encoded by the coding sequence ATGAAGCCTAACACACAACAATTAAGCGATTTAACGATCCAGGTAAGAAGAGATATTCTTAGAATGGTACATGCTGTCAACTCAGGTCACCCAGGTGGTTCATTAGGTTGTACTGAATTTTTGGTAGCACTTTACCAAAACATTATGGAACGTAAAGAAGGTTTTGATATGGACGGAATAGGAGAAGATCTTTTCTTCCTTTCAAATGGCCATATCTCACCTGTTTTTTATAGCGTTTTAGCGAGAAGCGGTTATTTTCCTGTTTCAGAGCTTGCTACTTTCCGATTATTAAACTCTCGTTTACAAGGACACCCAACAACTCACGAAGGATTACCTGGAGTTCGTATGGCTTCCGGATCATTAGGACAAGGTTTGTCTGTCGCTCTTGGTGCTGCACAGGCAAAAAAATTAAATGGTGATAATCATTTGATTTATACTTTACACGGAGATGGTGAATTACAGGAAGGTCAAAACTGGGAAGCTATCATGTATGCTTCTGCAAAAAAAGTAGATAACCTTATCGCAACTGTTGACCTTAACGGAAAACAAATCGACGGAACAACTGACGAAGTCCTAGCAATGGGAAGCCTGCGTGCCAAATTTGAAGCTTTTGACTGGGATGTTATTGAAATCACTAAAGGAAACGACCTCGAAGCAATCATTAACGGAATGAACGAAGCAAAAGCAAGAACAGGAAAAGGAAAACCGGTTTGCGTATTACTTCATACTGAAATGGGTAACGGTGTAGATTATATGATGTACAGTCATGCTTGGCATGGTAAAGCACCAAATGATGCACAGCTTGCAACTGCTTTAGAACAAAATTATAACACTGGAGGAAATTCAGATTATTAA
- a CDS encoding phosphoribosyltransferase domain-containing protein, which translates to MSQNIILTNQEIEHKIKRIAYQIYETFVDEDEVVIAGIATNGCIFAEKIALALSNISTLKISLCEVIIDKQNPQLPIQTSLAISEYENKGLVLVDDVLNSGTTLIYAVRHFLDVPLKKFKTAVLVDRNHKKYPVKADFKGISLSTSLLEHVKVVFDENGGNYASLS; encoded by the coding sequence ATGAGCCAGAACATCATCTTAACCAATCAGGAAATTGAACATAAAATAAAACGTATCGCCTATCAGATTTATGAGACTTTTGTTGATGAAGATGAAGTTGTGATAGCCGGAATTGCGACCAACGGATGTATTTTTGCAGAAAAAATTGCCTTAGCCTTAAGCAACATATCTACTCTTAAAATTTCTTTATGTGAAGTTATCATAGACAAACAAAATCCTCAGTTACCCATACAAACTTCTTTGGCTATATCTGAATACGAAAACAAAGGTCTGGTACTTGTTGATGACGTCTTAAATTCAGGAACTACTTTAATATACGCTGTTCGCCATTTTCTCGACGTTCCATTGAAAAAATTTAAAACAGCAGTACTTGTTGACCGAAATCACAAAAAATATCCTGTAAAAGCCGATTTCAAAGGAATTTCGCTCTCTACATCTTTATTAGAACACGTAAAAGTTGTTTTTGATGAAAACGGAGGTAATTACGCTTCTTTAAGCTAA
- a CDS encoding TetR/AcrR family transcriptional regulator — MEKKTNQASKSPKRDEMIKIAYAIFYKNGFHATGVDAIVDNTGISKRTLYKHFTSKEGLIIATVNYYHQITYRAIIDFIEKSTLGNPVDKALMIFDFLVELVDAGNLDGCFAMNAKTEYAHKAVEIESACDAHTNALKALIEQYLLKAKIKESESLATQVIMLFEGAILRSKGTKSSLPIKLAKSAAKVICNQS; from the coding sequence ATGGAAAAAAAAACAAATCAAGCTTCAAAGTCCCCCAAAAGGGATGAAATGATTAAAATCGCTTATGCCATTTTTTACAAGAATGGTTTTCATGCCACCGGTGTAGATGCCATCGTTGATAATACTGGAATATCCAAACGAACACTTTACAAACACTTCACATCAAAAGAGGGACTAATTATTGCTACTGTTAATTATTACCACCAAATCACATATAGAGCAATAATTGATTTTATAGAAAAATCTACATTAGGCAACCCAGTTGATAAGGCTTTAATGATTTTTGACTTTCTTGTAGAACTAGTGGATGCTGGCAATCTTGACGGTTGCTTTGCAATGAATGCAAAAACAGAGTATGCCCATAAGGCCGTAGAAATAGAATCAGCCTGCGATGCCCATACCAATGCACTAAAGGCGCTCATTGAACAGTATCTGTTAAAGGCAAAAATTAAGGAAAGTGAATCGCTGGCTACCCAGGTGATCATGTTATTTGAAGGCGCAATTCTGCGAAGCAAAGGGACTAAAAGTTCGTTACCAATCAAATTAGCCAAGTCTGCCGCTAAAGTAATTTGTAACCAATCGTAA
- a CDS encoding SDR family NAD(P)-dependent oxidoreductase — MKERNKMGTAVVTGASSGLGEVFAEKLAKRGYDLKLVARRKDRLDSIAQKLESKYGIKATNLVADLGLDTDLEKVAEELRNDKSITLLINNAGTSTLASVTNTSVIKQKEMVNVNITAVMLLSNAILPSFLEKNEGTLINIASVLGFYSLPISAVYSGTKGFVVQYTKGLQEEVKGTNIRVQLVNPATTATELWEVGGVPLSALEQSTIMTAENCVDAILSGLDQGELLTHPSVNDQNLIDAYEDARIKLMQGSQSGQPAERYNKI; from the coding sequence ATGAAAGAAAGAAATAAAATGGGAACTGCGGTAGTAACTGGTGCATCGTCAGGTTTAGGTGAGGTATTTGCCGAAAAATTGGCAAAACGTGGTTATGATTTAAAATTAGTAGCACGCCGTAAAGATAGATTGGATTCAATCGCCCAAAAATTAGAAAGCAAATATGGAATTAAGGCAACCAACTTAGTGGCGGATTTAGGTCTAGATACAGATTTAGAAAAAGTGGCTGAAGAGTTAAGAAATGACAAGAGTATAACATTGCTTATTAACAATGCAGGTACTTCTACACTTGCATCAGTTACCAACACTAGCGTGATCAAACAAAAGGAAATGGTCAATGTAAATATAACTGCGGTAATGCTATTATCGAATGCTATTTTACCATCTTTTTTAGAGAAAAATGAAGGAACCTTAATTAATATAGCTTCAGTACTTGGATTTTATTCCCTGCCAATAAGTGCTGTCTACAGCGGTACAAAAGGTTTTGTAGTTCAGTACACCAAAGGGCTGCAGGAAGAAGTAAAAGGGACAAATATCCGTGTTCAGCTGGTAAATCCTGCTACTACTGCAACAGAATTATGGGAAGTTGGTGGCGTTCCACTATCTGCATTGGAACAGTCAACAATAATGACAGCTGAAAATTGTGTTGATGCCATTCTTTCTGGACTGGATCAAGGCGAATTACTGACACATCCGTCTGTAAACGATCAAAATCTAATTGATGCTTATGAAGATGCCCGTATAAAATTAATGCAAGGTTCACAAAGCGGTCAACCTGCGGAACGATATAACAAAATCTAG
- a CDS encoding acyltransferase family protein produces MTTATAYMNDDSGSSKKLLYIDNIKALLTILVVLHHTFIAYSSSEGWYYNEETSFLGMRIFTTACISINQSFFMGYFFLLAAYFTSSSYSKKGISKFIKERLIRLGTPILFYCFILTPFMCYLVYYFGREHHITFFEYLSGYNNWIDLGVTWFIAALLLFTLLYATAKKMFKITFDKLITVPNSRSILLFSIALGIISFLVRIIFPVGWILKPIGFKPGHFPQYIALFSIGLLASKNNWFDQLSGETAKQLKKVVWFCLLFFPVFFIVKFKLNAPSSWFSGGFHWQALLYAVWEQMIGISIMITLLIKGKRNWNKTSKLLNKASRSSFAVYIFHPLIIVVFILCVRNWDIEPAVKILVMTPLIIISSFIFGSLVLLIPGVKKII; encoded by the coding sequence ATGACAACTGCAACAGCATACATGAATGATGATTCCGGGTCTTCGAAAAAACTTCTTTATATTGACAACATCAAAGCTCTTCTTACCATACTAGTGGTACTTCATCACACTTTTATTGCTTATAGTTCTTCTGAAGGCTGGTACTATAATGAAGAAACTAGTTTTTTAGGAATGCGTATTTTTACAACAGCATGCATTAGTATCAATCAATCTTTCTTTATGGGCTATTTCTTTCTATTGGCAGCCTATTTTACCAGCTCTTCCTATTCTAAAAAAGGAATCTCTAAATTCATTAAAGAAAGGCTAATTCGACTTGGAACCCCAATATTATTCTACTGTTTCATTCTTACCCCATTTATGTGTTACTTGGTTTACTATTTTGGGAGGGAGCATCATATTACTTTTTTCGAATATTTAAGTGGCTACAACAACTGGATTGACTTAGGTGTGACATGGTTCATAGCTGCTTTATTGCTATTCACGTTACTTTATGCAACAGCAAAAAAGATGTTCAAAATTACTTTCGACAAACTTATAACTGTACCTAATTCCCGCTCTATACTATTATTCTCAATAGCTCTGGGTATTATTAGTTTTTTGGTTAGAATTATATTTCCTGTTGGATGGATTCTTAAACCAATAGGATTTAAGCCAGGACATTTCCCACAATATATTGCACTGTTTAGTATCGGTTTACTGGCTTCAAAAAACAATTGGTTTGATCAACTTTCAGGAGAAACAGCTAAGCAACTCAAAAAAGTAGTATGGTTTTGTCTATTATTTTTTCCGGTATTTTTTATTGTGAAATTTAAACTCAATGCACCTTCTTCCTGGTTTTCGGGAGGTTTTCATTGGCAGGCATTGTTATATGCAGTATGGGAACAAATGATTGGTATTTCGATTATGATAACGCTTTTAATTAAGGGAAAAAGAAACTGGAATAAAACGTCAAAACTGCTAAATAAAGCCTCACGCAGCAGTTTTGCGGTATACATTTTTCATCCGTTAATTATAGTCGTTTTTATATTATGTGTGAGAAATTGGGATATTGAACCTGCAGTAAAAATTTTGGTCATGACTCCCTTGATAATAATAAGCAGTTTCATATTTGGTTCACTTGTTTTATTGATTCCGGGAGTAAAGAAAATTATTTAA
- a CDS encoding shikimate kinase, which produces MKKIILLGYMGCGKSTIAQNLSKTTNIPFLDLDNCIEKKANLSIKEIFEQHGEIYFRKLEHEMFVELLQSSENSIIGLGGGTPCYANNHELLKRDDVISIYLKASIDTLYNRLVYNKSKRPLIANMDEEEMREFIAKHLFDRSFYYNHAQHKVSVDDKTVEETVQDILEILA; this is translated from the coding sequence ATGAAAAAAATCATATTATTAGGTTATATGGGTTGCGGAAAGTCAACAATTGCCCAAAATTTATCAAAAACCACCAATATTCCGTTTCTGGATTTAGATAATTGCATCGAAAAAAAAGCAAATTTGTCTATAAAAGAGATTTTTGAGCAGCATGGGGAAATCTATTTTCGAAAATTAGAGCATGAAATGTTTGTGGAATTACTTCAATCTTCAGAAAACAGCATAATAGGTTTGGGTGGCGGAACACCATGTTACGCTAATAATCATGAGTTATTAAAGAGAGATGATGTTATCTCAATTTATTTAAAAGCTTCAATAGATACTTTATATAATAGACTAGTATATAATAAAAGTAAGCGTCCGCTAATTGCGAATATGGATGAGGAGGAAATGAGAGAGTTTATCGCGAAACATTTGTTCGACAGAAGCTTTTATTACAACCATGCGCAACATAAAGTTTCTGTCGATGATAAAACCGTTGAGGAAACAGTTCAGGATATTCTTGAGATATTAGCTTAA
- a CDS encoding RNA-binding S4 domain-containing protein, which translates to MRIDKYLWCVRYYKTRNMVTEACKKNHVTVNGQVAKPSKEVFPTDRITFRKDQITQIITVLDIPESRVGAKLVDIYRKNETPPEAYAHLELLKLSKEHYRKSGTGRPTKKDRRDIDEYGNEIFDDEEEN; encoded by the coding sequence ATGAGAATAGATAAATACCTCTGGTGCGTGCGATATTACAAGACACGAAATATGGTTACTGAGGCCTGTAAAAAGAACCATGTCACCGTAAATGGTCAGGTAGCAAAACCTTCTAAAGAAGTTTTTCCTACAGACAGAATCACATTTAGAAAAGATCAGATTACACAAATTATAACTGTACTGGATATCCCCGAAAGTCGTGTCGGAGCAAAACTTGTCGACATATATCGTAAAAACGAAACACCGCCGGAAGCTTATGCACATTTAGAATTATTAAAACTATCCAAAGAACATTACCGTAAAAGCGGAACAGGACGACCAACTAAAAAAGACCGAAGGGATATTGACGAGTATGGTAATGAAATTTTTGATGATGAAGAGGAAAATTAA
- a CDS encoding LytTR family transcriptional regulator DNA-binding domain-containing protein gives MRFYFNTEHLKNEIEYPRRYQSQNLPKSSVAVFLIILLFLLAFKPFGVYDPELRMHYFFICFLHALAPALILFIYFRALNYVRKVKNKTQWNLLREYIYIGILFVLIGITSFLMRDLLYTNSNNWSLKYLFEEIRNCLVAGVFFYFFLRLSSYYLESKKGSPFILQFIPLQIEAEKAALLSNIFISTQVKQDDFNLNIDQLLFVKADGNYIELTKSIGSQTTTEVKRISLTQFESQITDYPHFFRCHRTYLINMFKIEKVSGNSQGYFLSFNETDIKIPVSRKQVESFNTYYQELRSQCIT, from the coding sequence ATGCGATTCTACTTCAACACTGAACATTTAAAAAATGAAATTGAATATCCCCGGCGATACCAATCTCAAAATTTACCAAAAAGTTCGGTTGCCGTTTTTCTTATCATCCTACTATTTCTATTAGCATTCAAACCATTTGGAGTTTATGATCCTGAGCTCAGGATGCATTATTTTTTTATTTGCTTTTTACATGCTTTAGCACCAGCTCTCATTTTGTTTATTTATTTTAGAGCATTGAATTATGTCAGAAAAGTCAAAAATAAAACCCAGTGGAATTTACTTAGAGAATATATCTATATTGGAATTTTATTTGTTCTTATTGGCATTACCAGTTTTTTAATGCGTGATTTACTTTACACTAATTCTAACAACTGGTCGTTGAAATATCTTTTTGAAGAAATTAGAAATTGTCTTGTTGCTGGTGTGTTTTTTTATTTTTTTCTAAGATTATCTAGTTATTATTTGGAGTCCAAAAAAGGTTCACCATTCATACTTCAATTTATTCCACTTCAAATTGAAGCCGAAAAAGCAGCTTTACTATCAAATATTTTTATTAGCACTCAAGTAAAACAAGATGATTTTAACCTGAATATAGATCAGTTGCTTTTTGTAAAAGCTGATGGAAACTATATCGAGTTGACAAAATCAATTGGCAGCCAAACAACCACAGAAGTAAAAAGAATTTCTTTAACTCAATTTGAAAGTCAAATAACAGATTATCCACACTTTTTTAGATGCCACAGAACCTATTTGATCAATATGTTTAAGATTGAAAAAGTATCCGGAAACTCACAAGGATATTTTCTTTCATTCAATGAAACTGATATTAAGATTCCAGTTTCAAGAAAGCAGGTTGAGAGCTTCAACACATACTATCAGGAGCTTCGAAGCCAATGCATTACTTAG
- a CDS encoding FKBP-type peptidyl-prolyl cis-trans isomerase, translated as MNKFKYFFILLTAGAALVSCNKNDDDDDVVTVPLKDYTEQFKADNDSIEKYLKNNYIEEVTADFDIKISKIPEGGTQTSIWDQTVYPLQSRDVYNDDITYKVYYLVLNEGIGEAPCNVDGINASYVGNLLDGTVFDTSNNLGRVFYLDDPLLRDGWKEIMPKFKAGKAKPVNADGTITYTDFGAGVMFLPSGLAYYETGSGLIKAYTPIVFSVKLYAIQRLDHDRDGVLDFNEDINGDGYVYDFRDKVKYPNPPANLIDDTDGDGIADFMDIDDDGDGYTTLLEITKPAGKVGRVMENGVEVNYGPSKYFPFEAFAVEDDPTTPNINEALNSEPRGIPSFLKTITENGVTRNEYDYTTSGRKKIHLDKDYNTIKVTTVTAKK; from the coding sequence ATGAATAAATTTAAATATTTTTTTATTTTACTAACTGCTGGTGCTGCTTTGGTCTCCTGTAATAAAAATGATGATGATGATGATGTTGTAACCGTTCCTTTGAAGGATTATACAGAACAATTTAAGGCTGATAATGATTCGATTGAAAAATATCTAAAAAACAATTATATTGAAGAGGTTACAGCAGATTTTGATATAAAGATAAGTAAGATTCCTGAAGGGGGAACACAAACTTCTATATGGGACCAGACTGTTTACCCTTTGCAGTCCAGAGATGTTTATAATGATGATATTACCTATAAAGTTTATTATTTAGTACTCAATGAAGGAATTGGAGAGGCACCATGTAATGTTGATGGAATTAATGCATCTTATGTTGGTAATTTGTTGGATGGGACAGTTTTTGACACATCTAATAACTTAGGAAGAGTTTTTTATTTAGATGATCCATTACTTAGAGATGGTTGGAAGGAGATTATGCCTAAGTTTAAAGCAGGGAAGGCTAAACCTGTAAATGCTGATGGTACAATTACTTATACTGATTTTGGTGCAGGCGTAATGTTTTTGCCTTCTGGGTTGGCTTATTATGAAACAGGTTCGGGTTTGATTAAAGCATATACTCCTATTGTTTTTAGTGTTAAATTATATGCTATACAAAGGTTAGATCACGATAGAGATGGAGTTTTGGATTTTAATGAAGATATTAATGGGGATGGGTATGTTTATGATTTTAGAGACAAGGTAAAGTATCCTAATCCACCTGCTAATTTAATTGATGATACAGATGGTGATGGTATTGCTGATTTTATGGATATTGATGATGATGGAGATGGGTATACAACTCTTTTAGAAATTACAAAGCCAGCCGGAAAAGTGGGCAGGGTTATGGAAAATGGTGTAGAGGTAAATTACGGGCCAAGTAAGTACTTTCCATTTGAAGCTTTTGCTGTAGAAGATGATCCGACAACACCTAATATAAATGAAGCGTTGAATAGTGAGCCAAGAGGGATTCCTTCGTTTTTGAAAACTATAACAGAAAATGGTGTAACAAGGAATGAATATGATTATACTACATCAGGCAGAAAAAAGATTCATCTTGATAAAGATTATAATACGATTAAAGTTACTACGGTAACAGCAAAAAAATAA
- a CDS encoding transketolase family protein, whose translation MKKYTNTGSKDTRSGFGAGMTELGQKNEKVVALCADLIGSLKFDEFKKNHPERFFQIGIAEANMIGIAAGLTIGGKIPFTGTFANFSTGRVYDQIRQSVAYSDKNVKICASHAGLTLGEDGATHQILEDIGLMKMLPGMTVINTCDYNQTKAATLALAEHHGPAYLRFGRPVVPNFTPADEPFVIGKAILLNEGTDVTIVATGHLVWEALIAAEALEAKGISAEVINIHTIKPLDEEAILKSLSKTGCVVTAEEHNILGGLGESVSRVLALNTPAPQEFVAVKDSFGESGTPEQLMEKYKLNNQAIVEAVERVIKRK comes from the coding sequence ATGAAAAAATATACAAATACAGGAAGTAAAGATACCCGTTCAGGCTTTGGAGCGGGAATGACTGAATTAGGTCAGAAAAACGAAAAAGTTGTTGCATTATGCGCTGACTTGATTGGATCATTGAAATTTGATGAATTCAAAAAAAATCATCCTGAGCGTTTTTTCCAAATCGGGATTGCAGAAGCTAACATGATTGGAATCGCTGCAGGTTTAACAATTGGAGGAAAAATTCCATTTACAGGAACTTTCGCTAACTTTTCTACAGGAAGAGTTTACGACCAAATTCGTCAGTCTGTTGCTTACTCTGATAAAAATGTAAAAATCTGTGCTTCTCATGCTGGTTTAACTTTAGGAGAAGACGGAGCAACACACCAAATCCTTGAAGATATTGGTTTAATGAAAATGTTACCGGGAATGACTGTAATCAATACTTGCGATTACAATCAGACCAAAGCTGCAACATTAGCTTTAGCTGAACACCATGGACCTGCATACTTACGTTTTGGACGTCCGGTTGTACCTAACTTCACGCCTGCTGACGAACCATTCGTAATTGGAAAAGCAATTTTATTAAACGAAGGAACTGACGTAACCATTGTAGCAACAGGACACTTAGTTTGGGAAGCTCTTATTGCTGCAGAAGCTTTAGAAGCAAAAGGAATTTCTGCTGAAGTAATCAACATTCACACTATCAAACCTCTTGATGAAGAAGCGATCCTTAAATCATTATCAAAAACAGGATGTGTAGTAACTGCAGAAGAACACAACATTCTTGGAGGTCTTGGAGAAAGCGTTTCGAGAGTATTAGCTTTAAACACTCCTGCTCCACAGGAATTTGTTGCCGTTAAAGATAGTTTTGGTGAATCTGGAACTCCAGAACAATTAATGGAGAAATACAAACTAAACAATCAGGCGATTGTTGAAGCTGTAGAAAGAGTTATTAAAAGAAAATAA